From Arcticibacter tournemirensis, one genomic window encodes:
- a CDS encoding tetratricopeptide repeat protein codes for MKLKISFNSLRLFQYLILLIILPLVSTAEDGADSIFKKGNEQFAKRKYEEAVSSYQKILNSGYRSAAVYFNLGNAYYRTGDIPSALLYYEKAHKLDPGDEDIKMNIQIANLKTVDKTDPVPEFFLFRWWRGLILLLSLNTLAVLSIVFLLFTSLSFVTYLFTQSVAVKKASFYTGIVLFVFSITILFLQNRQAHYFNIHHEAIIFSGSGTVKSEPDPSSKGVFVIHSGTKVGVDKKDDGWMKIKLPNGNTGWIRETDAKEI; via the coding sequence ATGAAATTGAAGATAAGCTTTAACTCGCTGAGGTTATTTCAATATCTGATCCTCCTGATTATCCTTCCATTGGTCTCAACAGCAGAAGATGGGGCTGATTCCATCTTTAAAAAAGGGAATGAGCAATTTGCGAAACGAAAGTACGAGGAAGCTGTGTCGTCGTATCAGAAGATCCTAAACAGCGGTTATCGCTCGGCGGCCGTTTACTTTAATCTGGGCAACGCCTATTATCGTACCGGCGACATTCCATCGGCATTGCTGTACTACGAAAAGGCTCATAAACTTGACCCGGGGGATGAAGACATTAAAATGAACATCCAGATAGCAAACCTGAAGACGGTGGATAAGACGGATCCTGTTCCAGAGTTTTTCCTTTTCAGGTGGTGGCGCGGACTAATTCTTTTGTTGTCGTTAAATACCCTCGCTGTTTTAAGCATCGTATTTCTCCTTTTTACATCGCTTAGTTTTGTGACCTACCTTTTCACACAATCCGTAGCCGTAAAAAAAGCATCATTCTATACCGGTATCGTATTGTTCGTTTTCAGCATAACAATTCTGTTCCTGCAGAACCGGCAAGCACATTACTTCAACATTCATCATGAGGCCATTATTTTCAGCGGATCGGGAACCGTAAAGAGCGAGCCTGACCCCTCATCAAAGGGCGTCTTCGTCATTCACAGCGGAACGAAGGTTGGTGTTGATAAAAAAGATGATGGCTGGATGAAGATTAAGCTGCCAAACGGAAACACAGGCTGGATTCGTGAAACAGATGCAAAGGAAATTTAG